In Pseudomonas oryzihabitans, the DNA window GACCAGGACAGCTGGTGGTTCATGTTCTTCTACAGCGTGACCTTTGGTGGCTTCCTGGGTCTGGCCAGCACCCTGCCCGGCTACTTCCATGACCAGTACGCCCTGGAACCGGTGATCGCCGGCTACTACACCGCCGCCTGCGTCTTCGCTGGCAGCCTGATGCGGCCCCTGGGCGGCGCCCTGGCCGACCGCATCGGTGGCATCCGTGCCTTGCTGGGCATGTACACCGTGGCGGCCATCTGCATCGCCGCCGTGGGCTTCCACCTGCCCAGCGCCATGGCCGCCCTGGCGCTGTTCGTGGTCGCCATGCTCAGCCTGGGCGCCGGCAACGGCGCGGTGTTCCAGCTGGTGCCCCAGCGCTTTCGCAAGGAGATCGGCGTCATGACCGGACTGATCGGCATGGCGGGCGGCATCGGCGGCTTCGCCCTCACCGCGGGCCTGGGCACGATCAAGCAGGCCACCGGTGACTACCAGCTCGGCCTCTGGCTGTTCGCGGGCCTGGGCGTACTCGCCTGGTTCGGCCTGCTGAGCGTCAAGCGCCGCTGGCGCACCACGTGGGGCTCGGCTGCGGTCACGGCGGCACGCGTCTGAGCCAGGACCCGGCGGATCAACCTCGCCGGGTTTCGTCCTTCAAGGGGCGGGACGAACGTAGCTGGTCAGCACATGGTCCCGCCAGACGCCGTCGATTTGCAGATAACGGCGGGCTAGGCCCTCGCGTTCGAAGCCCAGGCTCTGGAGCAGATGAGCGCTGCGCAGGTTGTCCGGCAGATGGTTGGCCATGATGCGATTGAGGCCCAACTCGCCGATGACGAAATCGCGGCCCAACCGTACGGCATTGCACATCAGGCCGCGCCCCTGCCAGGCCTCGTCCAGGCCATAGCCCAGGAAGCAAGCCTGGAAGCCGCCGCGAAAGATCTGGCTGAAATTCACCGTGCCGATGACCAATGGCCCCGCTCGCAGCACCAGGCGCACTTCGCTCACGCCCGGTCCGCCCGCCCGATAGGCCGCTACCTGCCCTTGCCATTGGGCCTGGGTGTAGAAGGCGTCGGAGCGCCGCGGCATCGACTGCGCCAGATGCTGGCGATTGCGCCGATAGTAGTCGGCCACCGCGGCGGGATCGGCCAGGGTCAGGTCGATCAGTTCCACCGCCTCGGTCACGGTGAAGCGGGGTGGATACTGCAGCGGAATGGTCAGAGCGGTCATCGCTTCGTCTCCGGCGGCAATTCGTAGACCCAGGTGGCGCAGCGTCCGCCCTCGGGTCCCTCACGATCGTTCTCCAGCACCCGGATGCGGCGAAAGCCGACCCGCTCGGCCAGCCGCTGGCTGGCGGCATTGGCCGCCGAGGTGGTGAGATAGAGCCCCGCGGCGCCGCGCCCTTCGACGAAGTGGCGCAGCGCCGCGGTCATATGGCCCTGCCCCGCGTGACGGCTGTGCGTCCAGTAGCCGATCTCGTAGCGGCGGCCGCCCTCCAGCGGCGTGAGTCCCAGGCAGCCGAGCATCTCGTCACCGCGCACCAGGAAGTAGCGCTTCTCGCCCTGGGCCAGGGTGAAGGCGCCGCGGGCCGCGAGCAGGCTGTCGCGCGCCTGGGCGACCGTGGTGTGCTCCCGGGCCCAGCCGAGGAAGCGGCGATGCTCGGCATAGCTCCAGTTAAGCGCCTCGGCGAAGGCCTCTGCCAGGCGCGGTTGCGGCCACACCAGCTCGAAGTCGGCCAGGGCGATACGGGGCGGAAAGTTCATGGCGTGGGTCCGAAATCCAGCCGTGGCACCGCGGCCAGCAGGCGTTGGGTCATGGCGTGAGCGGGCGCGCGCAGCACCTGCTCGGCGCTGCCCTGTTCGACGATACGGCCGCCGTCCATGACCGCGATGCGATCGGCCAGGTACTCGACCACGCCGAAGTTGTGGGTGATGAAGAGATAGGCCAGGCCCATCTCCGCCTGCAGTTCGCGCAAGAGATCGAGGATCTGCGCCTGCACCGAGACGTCCAGCGCCGAGGTGGGTTCGTCGCAGACCAGTACCTGAGGTTCGACGATCAGCGCCCGGGCGATGGCGATGCGCTGGCGCTGGCCGCCGGAAAACTCGTGGGGGAAACGCTGCAGGGTATCGCCGGGCAGGCCGACCCGCTTCACCAGGGCCGCGGCGCGGCCCTGGCGCTCGGCAGCGTCCAGCTCCGGCCGCAGGGCCAGCAGCCCCTGCTCCAGGGTGGCGCCGATGCGCATGCGTGGATCCAGAGAGGCGAAGGGATCCTGGAAGACGATCTGGATCTGCCGGCGCAGCCGTTGCAGGGTACGTCTGTCGGCGGTGAGCAGGTCTTCGCCGCCCAAGCGCGCGCTACCTCGGATGCGTGGGCCGTCGAGCAGCCGCAGCAGGGCCTTGCCGGTAGTGGTCTTGCCGCAGCCGGATTCGCCCAGCAATGCCAGGGTCTCGCCGGCGTGCAGGTCGAAGGTCACGCCGTCCACCGCCTTGACCCAGTCGCGGGTGCGGCCCCAGGCACCGCGGCGGATTTGATAGTGCACGGCCAGGTCCTGCACCTCCAGCAGTCGCTCACCTGGGTGGCGCGCGGGCAAGGCCCGAGGTGTGCCCGCCAGGGTCTGACCGCGTTTGGCGAAGGTGGGGATGGCGGCGAACAGCTCGCGAGCATAGGGATGCCGGGGCGCCTGGAAGAAGTCCTCCGCCGGGGCGCTTTCGACGATCTCGCCGTGGCGCATCAGGGCCACGTGATGGGCCACCTGGCGCACCACCGCCAGGTCATGGGTGATGAGCAGGATGGCCATGCCCAGCTCACGCTGGATATCGGCCAGCAGGGTCAGGATCTGCGCCTGGACGGTGACGTCCAGCGCCGTGGTGGGCTCGTCGGCGATCAGCAGGTCGGGCTCGGCCGCCAGCGCCAGGGCGATCATGATGCGCTGCTTCTGGCCACCGGAGAATTGGAAGGGATAGTCGTCGATCCGCCGCTCCGGCTCGG includes these proteins:
- a CDS encoding GNAT family N-acetyltransferase, with amino-acid sequence MTALTIPLQYPPRFTVTEAVELIDLTLADPAAVADYYRRNRQHLAQSMPRRSDAFYTQAQWQGQVAAYRAGGPGVSEVRLVLRAGPLVIGTVNFSQIFRGGFQACFLGYGLDEAWQGRGLMCNAVRLGRDFVIGELGLNRIMANHLPDNLRSAHLLQSLGFEREGLARRYLQIDGVWRDHVLTSYVRPAP
- a CDS encoding GNAT family N-acetyltransferase, with product MNFPPRIALADFELVWPQPRLAEAFAEALNWSYAEHRRFLGWAREHTTVAQARDSLLAARGAFTLAQGEKRYFLVRGDEMLGCLGLTPLEGGRRYEIGYWTHSRHAGQGHMTAALRHFVEGRGAAGLYLTTSAANAASQRLAERVGFRRIRVLENDREGPEGGRCATWVYELPPETKR
- a CDS encoding ABC transporter ATP-binding protein, which translates into the protein MNPVLEIRDLEILIEGEEGTRQAVKQLGLAIARGQTFALVGESGSGKSVTALSLLRLLPPSLGITCGAALLAGTDLHRLPERRLRELRGGRIGTIFQEPATSLNPVMRIGEQIEETLRAHTPLRGAAARARVVDWLRRVGIPEPERRIDDYPFQFSGGQKQRIMIALALAAEPDLLIADEPTTALDVTVQAQILTLLADIQRELGMAILLITHDLAVVRQVAHHVALMRHGEIVESAPAEDFFQAPRHPYARELFAAIPTFAKRGQTLAGTPRALPARHPGERLLEVQDLAVHYQIRRGAWGRTRDWVKAVDGVTFDLHAGETLALLGESGCGKTTTGKALLRLLDGPRIRGSARLGGEDLLTADRRTLQRLRRQIQIVFQDPFASLDPRMRIGATLEQGLLALRPELDAAERQGRAAALVKRVGLPGDTLQRFPHEFSGGQRQRIAIARALIVEPQVLVCDEPTSALDVSVQAQILDLLRELQAEMGLAYLFITHNFGVVEYLADRIAVMDGGRIVEQGSAEQVLRAPAHAMTQRLLAAVPRLDFGPTP